A part of Candidatus Aegiribacteria sp. genomic DNA contains:
- a CDS encoding DUF6326 family protein, with product MNSHKKNTRIMLDVRIILSALWAARMLSGLQGDSTRFHDPVALKELLAGTSSVPVTNELLLVMSIIFAVPILMSFLSLTLKDKANRWANRSIGIFFAAFDLIFLGLALFLWPFSAYETFWSIVYLVFTALVVWYAWKWPKQEA from the coding sequence ATGAATTCACACAAAAAGAACACAAGAATAATGTTAGATGTGAGGATAATCCTTTCAGCATTATGGGCAGCTCGAATGTTGAGTGGTTTACAGGGGGATTCGACCCGCTTTCATGATCCGGTGGCACTAAAGGAATTGTTAGCGGGAACCTCAAGCGTACCAGTAACCAATGAATTATTGTTGGTAATGTCAATAATTTTTGCGGTTCCGATTCTTATGAGTTTCCTGTCTCTGACGTTGAAAGATAAAGCGAATCGCTGGGCAAACCGCAGCATAGGCATATTCTTTGCTGCGTTTGATCTCATTTTTCTGGGCTTAGCTCTTTTCCTATGGCCATTCTCCGCTTATGAGACATTTTGGTCAATTGTATACCTTGTGTTTACTGCATTGGTCGTTTGGTATGCATGGAAGTGGCCTAAACAAGAAGCATGA